A window of Sphingobacterium kitahiroshimense genomic DNA:
AGCACTTAAACAAGGTATTCAAATAAGGTTTGATCTTTATTTAATTCGATATATTCAAATTTGTTTTCCGTCATTCTTTGTAACAACGATTGGTAATCTGCCGGGTTGTTTAGTTCGATACCAATCAAGGCTGGACCACGCTCGCGTTCGGTTTTTTTGATAAATTCGAAACGGGTAATATCATCTTTGGGGCTTAATACCTCGGATACGAATAGTTTTAAAGCTCCTGGGCGATTTGGGAAACGTACAATAAAGTAATGTTTATATCCTTCATATAAGAGTGATAATTCTTGGATTTCACTCATACGGTTAATATCATTATTGCCTCCTGAAATAATACAGACAACTTTTTTTCCTTTTATTTCATCTTTATGAAACTCTAATGCCGCTACCGAAAGCGCTCCCGCAGGTTCTACGACGATTGCATCTTTATTATATAGCTCTAATATGCAGGTACAGATTTTTCCTTCTGGGATCGATCGGATATCATCTAAATATTCGCGGCTGATCTCGAATGTAAGGTCTCCAACTTTTTGAACAGCAGCACCATCGACAAATTTATTGATCTTCTCGAGTTCGACAGGTTTTCCCGCTGTAAATGCCGCCTGCATAGAAGCTGCTCCTTGTGGCTCTACACCATAGCATTTGATATTGGGATTTTTGTTTTTTAAATAGTAACTCGTTCCTGCAGAAAGTCCACCGCCACCGATTGGAATAAAAACAGCATTAACATCTGGTAAGTCTTGTAAGATTTCTACGGCTACTGTTCCCTGTCCTTCAATAACCTTTGGATCATCAAAAGGAGGAATGAAGGTCATGTTATTTTCTTCAGTATAAATGCGAGCCGCTTTCTGACAGTCATCAAAAGTATCTCCGGTCAATATAATTTCGATATTGCCATTGCCCCACATTTCTGTTTGTGTTATTTTTTGTTTTGGTGTTGGGCCGGGCATAAAAATAACACCTTTAATATCGAGCTTTTTACAAGAG
This region includes:
- the ilvA gene encoding threonine ammonia-lyase IlvA, with translation MSLDFSNLQIDSESTYHRIKDVVNRTALQYNTYLSEKYGADVYLKREDLQIVRSYKLRGAYNKIISLSQEEQKRGVVCASAGNHAQGVAFSCKKLDIKGVIFMPGPTPKQKITQTEMWGNGNIEIILTGDTFDDCQKAARIYTEENNMTFIPPFDDPKVIEGQGTVAVEILQDLPDVNAVFIPIGGGGLSAGTSYYLKNKNPNIKCYGVEPQGAASMQAAFTAGKPVELEKINKFVDGAAVQKVGDLTFEISREYLDDIRSIPEGKICTCILELYNKDAIVVEPAGALSVAALEFHKDEIKGKKVVCIISGGNNDINRMSEIQELSLLYEGYKHYFIVRFPNRPGALKLFVSEVLSPKDDITRFEFIKKTERERGPALIGIELNNPADYQSLLQRMTENKFEYIELNKDQTLFEYLV